The proteins below come from a single Aptenodytes patagonicus chromosome 20, bAptPat1.pri.cur, whole genome shotgun sequence genomic window:
- the SP2 gene encoding transcription factor Sp2 isoform X1 gives MAATAAVSPSEYLQPAASTAQDSQPSPLALLAATCSKIGPPAVEAAVTPPAPPQPTPRKLVPIKPAPLPLGSGKNSFGILSSKGNLFQIQGSQVGTSYPGGQLVFAIQNPTVINKGTRSSANIQYQAVPQIQAAGGQTIQVQPNLTNQIQIIPGTNQAILTPSSSSHKPVPIKPAPAQKGGASPAQGTSNVVKLAGGSNVTLTLPVNNLVNTAEPGAQAQILAESPSKPSKKTRKKAMSPAQPAAVAVAEQVETVLIETTAENIIQAGNNLLIVQSPGSGQPAVVQQVQVVQPKQESQVVQIPQQALRVVQAASATLPTVPQKSSQNFQIQTTEPTPTQVPAPVSSCKVYFKTPSGELQTVLLQEAPAMTVASSGTSCSSPVSRSSGTGGSGKKPATRKERTLPKIAPAGGIISLNAAQLAAAAQAMQTININGVQVQGVPVTITNTGGQQQLTVQNVSGNNLTISGLSPTQIQLQMEQALSGEIQPGEKRRRMACTCPNCKDGEKRPGDPGKKKHICHIPECGRTFRKTSLLRAHVRLHTGERPFVCNWVFCGKRFTRSDELQRHARTHTGDKRFECAQCQKRFMRSDHLTKHYKTHLVTKNL, from the exons ATGGCTGCGACTGCTGCCGTCAGCCCCAGTGAATACCTGCAGCCGGCCGCCTCCACTGCCCAG GACTCCCAGCCGTCTCCTCTTGCCCTCCTCGCAGCGACATGTAGCAAGATCGGTCCCCCCGCAGTGGAAGCCGCCGTgactcctcctgcccctcctcagcCAACGCCTCGCAAACTCGTCCCCATCAAACCTGCTCCGCTCCCTCTGGGCTCCGGTAAGAACAGCTTTGGGATTCTGTCGTCGAAAGGGAACCTCTTCCAGATCCAGGGCTCTCAGGTCGGCACCTCCTACCCCGGGGGGCAGCTGGTTTTTGCCATTCAGAACCCAACCGTCATCAACAAGGGCACCCGCTCGTCCGCCAACATCCAGTACCAGGCGGTGCCCCAGATCCAGGCTGCGGGGGGACAGACCATCCAGGTCCAGCCCAACCTCACCAACCAGATCCAGATTATTCCCGGCACCAATCAAGCGATCCTcaccccttcctcttcctctcacaAGCCCGTGCCCATTAAACCGGCTCCGGCGCAGAAGGGTGGAGCTTCGCCGGCGCAGGGCACGAGCAACGTGGTCAAGTTGGCCGGCGGCAGCAACGTGACTCTTACCCTGCCCGTGAACAACCTGGTGAACACGGCTGAGCCGGGCGCGCAGGCTCAGATCCTTGCGGAGAGCCCCTCGAAGCCCAGCAAAAAGACTCGAAAGAAAGCCATGTCGCCCGCCCAGCCCGCcgccgtggccgtggccgagcAGGTGGAGACGGTGTTAATAGAGACCACGGCGGAGAACATCATCCAGGCGGGCAACAACCTGCTCATCGTGCAGAGCCCGGGCTCCGGCCAGCCGGCCGTGGTGCAGCAGGTACAGGTGGTGCAGCCCAAGCAGGAGTcgcaggtggtgcagatcccgCAGCAGGCCCTGCGCGTGGTCCAGGCCGCCTCCGCCACGCTCCCCACCGTCCCCCAAAAATCCTCCCAGAACTTCCAGATCCAGACGACGGAACCCACTCCTACCCAGGTACCAGCTCCTGTGTCCTCCTGCAAG GTCTACTTCAAAACGCCGTCGGGTGAGCTGCAGACAGTGCTGCTCCAGGAAGCCCCAGCCATGACGGTGGCTTCGTCTGGGACCTCTTGCAGCAGCCCCGTGTCCCGCAGCTCCGGCACGGGGGGCAGCGGCAAGAAACCAGCCACACGCAAGGAACGCACTCTGCCAAAGATCGCCCCCGCCGGAGGCATCATCAGCTTGAATGCAGCTCAGCTGGCGGCCGCGGCGCAGGCCATGCAGACCATCAACATCAACGGCGTCCAAGTCCAGGGCGTGCCTGTCACCATCACCAACACCGGAG gCCAGCAGCAGCTGACTGTGCAGAACGTGTCCGGCAACAACCTGACCATCAGCGGCCTGAGCCCGACCCAAATCCAGCTCCAGATGGAGCAAGCGCTCTCTGGAGAGATTCAGCCGGGGGAGAAGAGGCGGCGGATGGCGTGTACCTGCCCCAACTGCAAGGACGGGGAGAAGAG GCCGGGGGACCCGGGGAAGAAGAAGCACATCTGCCACATCCCCGAGTGCGGGAGGACCTTCCGCAAGACCTCGCTGCTGCGCGCTCACGTGCGCTTGCACACGGGCGAGCGCCCTTTCGTCTGCAACTGGGTCTTCTGCGGGAAGCGCTTCACACGCAGCGACGAGCTGCAGCGGCACGCTCGCACGCACACAG GTGACAAGCGATTCGAGTGCGCGCAGTGCCAGAAACGCTTCATGCGGAGCGACCACCTGACGAAGCACTATAAAACCCACCTGGTCACCAAGAACTTGTAG
- the LOC143169198 gene encoding uncharacterized protein LOC143169198, with amino-acid sequence GPRAGRVTGLYAQLLRELEAEVGELQRALAARDEAVLRRDRRIRQLELENRQLQSHVRSLEEENDLLSSGDGRGGPLATAATAATGTLLASGTGCIGVSDSNVQFLKGLVGLLESAAAAQVGGLQPFSAPSPGEQGCAPADVPRSPPAWRLRAGLPGGFPPCLGTEEGAGSPAALTDTACLWEESGGDTLPDGTPLWASPVEENGRPKLELVPNSGVYITHPQLDDLSQVSTDKPKLMTRRLLDYFFSRETLARSSATGQRIAHNNTTMERPLRLPVAVVNAIKEYVTKMCGRGCNFNAVINSKCGTSRRAVKKMVVKTE; translated from the exons gggccgcgggcgggcaggGTGACGGGGCTGTACGCCCAGCTGCTGCGGGAGCTGGAGGCGGAGGTGGGGGAGCTGCAGCGGGCGCTGGCAGCCCGGGACGAGGCCGTCCTGCGCCGTGACCGCCGTATccggcagctggagctggagaacCGGCAGCTCCAGAGCCACGTCCgcagcctggaggaggagaaCGACCTGCTCTCCTCTGGGGACGGCCGCGGGGGACCCTTGGCCACCGCTGCCACCGCCGCCACCGGGACCCTGCTGGCCTCGGGCACCGGCTGCATTG GCGTCAGTGACAGCAACGTCCAGTTCCTCAAGGGGCTCGTGGGGCTGCTGGagagcgccgccgccgcgcag GTTGGGGGGCTCCAGCCCTTctccgctcccagccccggggagcagggctgtgccccagCCGACGTCCCGCGGAGCCCCCCGGCCTggcggctgcgggcagggctgcccggcGGCTTCCCCCCCTGCCTGGGCACCGAGGAGGGGGCCGGCAGCCCGGCCGCGCTCACCGACACCGCCTGCCTCTGGGAGGAGAGCGGGGGGGACACGCTGCCCGACGGCACCCCGCTCTGGGCCTCACCCGTCGAG GAGAACGGGAGGCCCAAACTGGAGCTGGTCCCCAACTCGGGGGTCTACATCACCCACCCGCAGCTGGACGACCTCTCGCAGGTCTCCACCGACAAGCCCAAGCTCATGACCCGGCGGCTGCTCGATTACTTCTTCTCGCGGGAGACGCTGGCCCGGTCCTCGGCCACGGGGCAGCGCATCGCCCACAACAACACCACCATGGAGCGGCCCCTCCGCCTGCCCGTGGCCGTGGTCAACGCCATCAAAG AGTACGTCACCAAGATGTGCGGCCGCGGCTGCAACTTCAACGCCGTCATCAACAGCAAGTGCGGCACGTCCCGGCGGGCCGTCAAGAAGATGGTCGTGAAAACGGAGTGA
- the SP6 gene encoding transcription factor Sp6 has product MLTAVCGSLGTQPSDAPRASPSHLDLQPLQPFQPHGSAAAGAADFASPLPPPELPLAGPDAAAFAAPGTYEPHGPQRLELPADGPGAYAKLLPAAPDMAHPYEPWFRPPHPGPPGEEGGVNWWDLHAGASWMELPPGQGGGLQVPGHPGLPPALGGYGGGEHQLCAPPAHLLPPPTQHLLGPEGAKALEGPPEPRGPEAEGGGRPKGARRAVPRGGGQAACRCPNCQEAERGGPCPEGVKRKHLHNCHIPGCGKAYAKTSHLKAHLRWHSGDRPFVCNWLFCGKRFTRSDELQRHLQTHTGAKKFACPVCGRVFMRSDHLGKHMKTHDAGKDGGEPEVKGAGDPSAGKGGKRESEGGNAAPTN; this is encoded by the coding sequence ATGCTCACAGCGGTCTGCGGCTCCCTGGGGACCCAGCCCTCTGACGCGCCCCGCGCCTCCCCGAGCCACCTGGACCTGCAGCCGCTGCAGCCATTCCAGCCCCACGGCAGCGCCGCGGCGGGTGCCGCCGACTTCGcctccccgctgcctcccccggAGCTGCCGCTGGCGGGTCCCGATGCCGCCGCGTTCGCCGCCCCCGGCACCTACGAGCCCCATGGCCCTCAGCGGTTAGAGCTGCCTGCCGACGGCCCCGGCGCCTACGCCAAGCTGCTGCCGGCCGCCCCGGACATGGCGCATCCCTACGAGCCCTGGTTTCGGCCCCCCCATCCCGGCCCCCCCGGTGAGGAGGGAGGCGTCAACTGGTGGGACCTCCATGCCGGAGCCAGCTGGATGGAGCTGccccctgggcagggtggggggctgcaggtgCCCGGGCACCCTGGGCTGCCGCCGGCCCTGGGGGGGTACGGCGGGGGGGAGCACCAGCTCTGCGCCCCCCCCGCCCacctgctgcccccccccacccagcaccTCCTGGGACCGGAGGGGGCGAAGGCACTGGAGGGACCCCCCGAGCCCCGGGGGCCggaggcggagggcggcgggcggccgaAAGGTGCCCGTCGTGCCgtgccccggggcggggggcaggcggCATGCCGCTGCCCCAACTGCCAGGAGGCGGAAAGGGGGGGTCCCTGCCCCGAGGGGGTGAAACGCAAGCACCTACACAACTGCCACATCCCCGGCTGCGGGAAGGCGTACGCCAAGACCTCCCACCTGAAAGCCCACCTGCGCTGGCACAGCGGCGACCGACCCTTCGTCTGCAACTGGCTCTTCTGCGGCAAACGCTTCACCCGCTCCGACGAGCTGCAGCGGCACCTCCAGACCCACACCGGCGCCAAGAAATTCGCCTGCCCCGTCTGCGGCCGCGTCTTCATGCGCAGCGACCATCTGGGCAAGCACATGAAGACGCACGATGCGGGCAAGGACGGGGGCGAACCTGAGGTCAAGGGCGCCGGGGACCCGTCGGCCGGCAAGGGAGGCAAGAGGGAGTCCGAGGGGGGTAACGCCGCCCCCACAAACTGA
- the SP2 gene encoding transcription factor Sp2 isoform X2, producing the protein MAATAAVSPSEYLQPAASTAQDSQPSPLALLAATCSKIGPPAVEAAVTPPAPPQPTPRKLVPIKPAPLPLGSGKNSFGILSSKGNLFQIQGSQVGTSYPGGQLVFAIQNPTVINKGTRSSANIQYQAVPQIQAAGGQTIQVQPNLTNQIQIIPGTNQAILTPSSSSHKPVPIKPAPAQKGGASPAQGTSNVVKLAGGSNVTLTLPVNNLVNTAEPGAQAQILAESPSKPSKKTRKKAMSPAQPAAVAVAEQVETVLIETTAENIIQAGNNLLIVQSPGSGQPAVVQQVQVVQPKQESQVVQIPQQALRVVQAASATLPTVPQKSSQNFQIQTTEPTPTQVYFKTPSGELQTVLLQEAPAMTVASSGTSCSSPVSRSSGTGGSGKKPATRKERTLPKIAPAGGIISLNAAQLAAAAQAMQTININGVQVQGVPVTITNTGGQQQLTVQNVSGNNLTISGLSPTQIQLQMEQALSGEIQPGEKRRRMACTCPNCKDGEKRPGDPGKKKHICHIPECGRTFRKTSLLRAHVRLHTGERPFVCNWVFCGKRFTRSDELQRHARTHTGDKRFECAQCQKRFMRSDHLTKHYKTHLVTKNL; encoded by the exons ATGGCTGCGACTGCTGCCGTCAGCCCCAGTGAATACCTGCAGCCGGCCGCCTCCACTGCCCAG GACTCCCAGCCGTCTCCTCTTGCCCTCCTCGCAGCGACATGTAGCAAGATCGGTCCCCCCGCAGTGGAAGCCGCCGTgactcctcctgcccctcctcagcCAACGCCTCGCAAACTCGTCCCCATCAAACCTGCTCCGCTCCCTCTGGGCTCCGGTAAGAACAGCTTTGGGATTCTGTCGTCGAAAGGGAACCTCTTCCAGATCCAGGGCTCTCAGGTCGGCACCTCCTACCCCGGGGGGCAGCTGGTTTTTGCCATTCAGAACCCAACCGTCATCAACAAGGGCACCCGCTCGTCCGCCAACATCCAGTACCAGGCGGTGCCCCAGATCCAGGCTGCGGGGGGACAGACCATCCAGGTCCAGCCCAACCTCACCAACCAGATCCAGATTATTCCCGGCACCAATCAAGCGATCCTcaccccttcctcttcctctcacaAGCCCGTGCCCATTAAACCGGCTCCGGCGCAGAAGGGTGGAGCTTCGCCGGCGCAGGGCACGAGCAACGTGGTCAAGTTGGCCGGCGGCAGCAACGTGACTCTTACCCTGCCCGTGAACAACCTGGTGAACACGGCTGAGCCGGGCGCGCAGGCTCAGATCCTTGCGGAGAGCCCCTCGAAGCCCAGCAAAAAGACTCGAAAGAAAGCCATGTCGCCCGCCCAGCCCGCcgccgtggccgtggccgagcAGGTGGAGACGGTGTTAATAGAGACCACGGCGGAGAACATCATCCAGGCGGGCAACAACCTGCTCATCGTGCAGAGCCCGGGCTCCGGCCAGCCGGCCGTGGTGCAGCAGGTACAGGTGGTGCAGCCCAAGCAGGAGTcgcaggtggtgcagatcccgCAGCAGGCCCTGCGCGTGGTCCAGGCCGCCTCCGCCACGCTCCCCACCGTCCCCCAAAAATCCTCCCAGAACTTCCAGATCCAGACGACGGAACCCACTCCTACCCAG GTCTACTTCAAAACGCCGTCGGGTGAGCTGCAGACAGTGCTGCTCCAGGAAGCCCCAGCCATGACGGTGGCTTCGTCTGGGACCTCTTGCAGCAGCCCCGTGTCCCGCAGCTCCGGCACGGGGGGCAGCGGCAAGAAACCAGCCACACGCAAGGAACGCACTCTGCCAAAGATCGCCCCCGCCGGAGGCATCATCAGCTTGAATGCAGCTCAGCTGGCGGCCGCGGCGCAGGCCATGCAGACCATCAACATCAACGGCGTCCAAGTCCAGGGCGTGCCTGTCACCATCACCAACACCGGAG gCCAGCAGCAGCTGACTGTGCAGAACGTGTCCGGCAACAACCTGACCATCAGCGGCCTGAGCCCGACCCAAATCCAGCTCCAGATGGAGCAAGCGCTCTCTGGAGAGATTCAGCCGGGGGAGAAGAGGCGGCGGATGGCGTGTACCTGCCCCAACTGCAAGGACGGGGAGAAGAG GCCGGGGGACCCGGGGAAGAAGAAGCACATCTGCCACATCCCCGAGTGCGGGAGGACCTTCCGCAAGACCTCGCTGCTGCGCGCTCACGTGCGCTTGCACACGGGCGAGCGCCCTTTCGTCTGCAACTGGGTCTTCTGCGGGAAGCGCTTCACACGCAGCGACGAGCTGCAGCGGCACGCTCGCACGCACACAG GTGACAAGCGATTCGAGTGCGCGCAGTGCCAGAAACGCTTCATGCGGAGCGACCACCTGACGAAGCACTATAAAACCCACCTGGTCACCAAGAACTTGTAG
- the PNPO gene encoding pyridoxine-5'-phosphate oxidase, translating to MDLGPLRKSYRGEAEAFEEQHLASRDPIQQFGVWFEEAVGCPAIGEANAMCLATCTRDGKPSARMVLLKGFGQDGFRFFTNHESRKGKELDANPFASLVFYWEPLNRQVRIEGSVKRLPEEESERYFHSRPKSSQIGAIVSRQSTVIPDREYLRKKNAELEERYRETTVPKPAYWGGYILQPDVVEFWQGQTNRLHDRIVFRRLRDGSAPLGDMTHRGEGEWVFERFSP from the exons ATGGACCTGGGGCCGCTGCGGAAGAGCTACCGGGGGGAGGCGGAG gccTTCGAGGAGCAGCACCTGGCTTCCCGCGACCCCATCCAGCAGTTCGGGGTCTGGTTCGAGGAGGCCGTGGGGTGCCCGGCCATCGGGGAGGCGAACGCCATGTGCTTGGCCACCTGCACCAg GGACGGGAAGCCCTCGGCCCGCATGGTGCTGCTGAAGGGCTTCGGGCAGGATGGCTTCCGCTTCTTCACCAACCACGAGAGCCGTAAGGGGAAGGAGCTG GACGCCAACCCCTTCGCTTCCCTCGTCTTTTACTGGGAGCCCCTCAACCGGCAG GTACGGATCGAGGGCTCGGTGAAGCGGCTGCCGGAGGAGGAATCGGAACGGTACTTCCACTCCCGCCCCAAGAGCAGCCAGATCGGGGCCATCGTCAGTCGGCAGAGCACCGTCATTCCGGACAGGGAG TATTTAAGGAAGAAGAACGCAGAGCTGGAGGAGCGGTACAGGGAGACGACGGTGCCGAAGCCGGCGTACTG GGGGGGCTACATCCTGCAGCCAGACGTCGTGGAGTTCTGGCAGGGCCAAACCAACCGCCTGCACGACCGCATCGTCTTCCGACGCCTGCGGGATGGCTCGGCCCCCCTGGGAGACATGACGCACCGGGGAGAGGGTGAATGGGTCTTCGAGCGCTTCTCCCCGTGA